From one Streptomyces sp. NBC_01478 genomic stretch:
- a CDS encoding L,D-transpeptidase, with amino-acid sequence MTDSKRRKGLVAASALLGGVLVLTACSGSDDKSSGSDSSQSSQSKADEAAAKKSSEAQIKITPADGSDNASINNSATVTVSKGTLTAVTMTTGDGKAVAGTISADKLSWKPSAQLDRSTTYKVAATAKDSAGLAAHENASFTTVSPANSFIGNFTPEDGSTVGVGMPVSINFNKAITNKAAVQKGVTVTSTSGQEVVCHWFNTQRMDCRPDEYWKENSTVTLKLALDGVEGASGVYGVQQKTVTFHIGRNQVSYVDAKTKQMKVEQDGKVVKTIPISAGSPENTTYNGQMVMSEKFVQTRMNGATVGFTDDDGKGEYDIKDVPHAIRLTSSGTFIHGNYWGSPSVFGSVNTSHGCVGLQDVKGAGDKNMPAAWFYNNSIVGDVVVISNTGDKTVSPDNGLNGWNMDWAQWKAGSAV; translated from the coding sequence ATGACGGACAGTAAGCGGCGCAAGGGTCTTGTGGCCGCGTCCGCACTGCTCGGCGGTGTGCTCGTGCTCACGGCGTGTTCCGGCAGCGACGACAAGTCGTCCGGGAGCGACTCGAGCCAGAGTTCACAGTCCAAGGCCGACGAGGCGGCGGCGAAGAAGTCCTCCGAGGCCCAGATCAAGATCACACCGGCGGACGGTTCGGACAACGCCTCCATCAACAACTCGGCCACCGTCACCGTCAGCAAGGGCACGCTCACGGCCGTGACGATGACGACCGGGGACGGCAAGGCCGTCGCGGGCACCATCTCCGCCGACAAACTGAGCTGGAAGCCGAGCGCACAGCTCGACCGTTCCACCACGTACAAGGTCGCGGCCACGGCGAAGGACTCCGCCGGGCTCGCCGCCCACGAGAACGCCTCGTTCACCACGGTCTCCCCGGCCAACAGCTTCATAGGGAACTTCACGCCCGAGGACGGCTCCACGGTCGGCGTCGGCATGCCGGTCTCGATCAACTTCAACAAGGCGATCACCAACAAGGCCGCCGTCCAGAAGGGCGTCACGGTCACCTCCACCAGCGGCCAGGAAGTCGTCTGCCACTGGTTCAACACCCAGCGCATGGACTGCCGCCCCGACGAGTACTGGAAGGAGAACTCCACCGTCACGCTGAAGCTCGCGCTCGACGGCGTCGAGGGCGCCTCCGGGGTCTACGGCGTGCAGCAGAAGACGGTCACCTTCCACATCGGCCGCAACCAGGTCTCGTACGTCGACGCGAAGACCAAGCAGATGAAGGTCGAGCAGGACGGCAAGGTCGTCAAGACCATCCCGATCTCGGCCGGTTCCCCCGAGAACACCACGTACAACGGCCAGATGGTCATGTCCGAGAAGTTCGTCCAGACCCGCATGAACGGTGCGACGGTCGGTTTCACGGATGACGACGGCAAGGGCGAGTACGACATCAAGGACGTCCCCCACGCCATCCGCCTCACCAGCTCCGGCACGTTCATCCACGGCAACTACTGGGGCTCGCCCTCGGTCTTCGGCAGCGTCAACACCAGCCACGGCTGCGTCGGCCTCCAGGACGTGAAGGGCGCGGGCGACAAGAACATGCCGGCGGCCTGGTTCTACAACAACTCGATCGTGGGTGACGTCGTCGTCATCTCCAACACGGGTGACAAGACGGTGTCCCCGGACAACGGCCTCAACGGCTGGAACATGGACTGGGCCCAGTGGAAGGCGGGGTCGGCGGTCTGA
- a CDS encoding RNA polymerase sigma factor, with translation MRRRVREGDRAAFAELYEEFARAVYNHGVRLTGDWSTAEEVMSETFLAAWRTRTRVREDGGSLLPWLLGIATHKADNARRSLRRRQSFLARQPRPPSVEDFAPELAGRIDDAARLRAVQVALDRLRRQEREVLALCVWSGLDYRQTAEALGIAVGTVRSRLSRARKKLARLAEENLEPGAARGEMTSAAAIAALPVREELT, from the coding sequence GTGCGTCGTCGTGTGCGCGAGGGGGACCGTGCGGCGTTCGCGGAGCTGTACGAGGAGTTCGCCCGGGCCGTGTACAACCACGGGGTGCGCCTGACCGGCGACTGGTCGACAGCCGAAGAGGTCATGTCCGAGACGTTTCTCGCCGCGTGGAGGACGCGCACGCGGGTGCGGGAGGACGGCGGGTCCCTGCTGCCCTGGCTGCTGGGCATCGCCACCCACAAGGCGGACAACGCCCGGCGGAGCCTGCGCCGGCGCCAGTCGTTCCTGGCGCGTCAGCCCCGGCCGCCGAGCGTGGAGGACTTCGCGCCCGAGCTGGCCGGACGCATCGACGACGCGGCCCGCCTGCGTGCCGTTCAGGTCGCCCTGGACCGGCTCAGACGTCAGGAGCGGGAGGTGCTGGCCCTGTGCGTGTGGTCGGGCCTGGACTACCGGCAGACGGCCGAGGCGCTGGGCATCGCGGTCGGGACCGTACGGTCCCGGCTCTCGCGGGCCCGCAAGAAGCTCGCCCGGCTCGCGGAGGAGAACCTGGAACCGGGCGCCGCCCGCGGAGAGATGACAAGTGCGGCCGCGATCGCGGCCCTGCCCGTGCGGGAGGAGCTCACATGA
- a CDS encoding CU044_5270 family protein: MNDRTTSDSREWRGDREEIARLLPIPADRDVPHEQHLRHKDLLMHTIDRDRADQAVRTRPARRLLRPALLAPATALALACALTAGIALTDSRDKGSHGAASDMRPAAALLDRISAAAGEHPALTVRDDQFVYTKEKTRGADVTTGKAVLGPLTDREVWSAQEPGRLLKLGLVREDGETFPVNAELGDTHGTAAGINRPTYRWLSSLPTDPDELLTYLYAKTPFATGRERDQAVFEQIGSLLGGLMPPRTAAALYRAAAKIPGVTPAPKARDAIGRQGLGIARDDTRYGVRTEWVFDTKDYAFLGSRSYLTRDGSYGKAGTLLSSNAELDHAVVDKAGEAPAAG; this comes from the coding sequence ATGAACGACAGGACCACCTCCGATTCCCGGGAGTGGCGCGGCGACCGCGAGGAGATCGCCCGTCTGCTGCCGATCCCGGCCGACCGGGACGTCCCGCACGAGCAGCACCTCCGTCACAAGGATCTGCTGATGCACACCATCGACCGCGACCGGGCCGACCAGGCCGTACGTACCCGGCCCGCCCGTCGGCTGCTGCGGCCCGCGCTGCTGGCGCCGGCCACCGCGCTGGCCCTGGCCTGCGCGCTGACCGCGGGAATCGCCCTGACCGACAGCCGCGACAAGGGGTCGCACGGCGCGGCCTCGGACATGCGGCCCGCCGCGGCCCTCCTCGACCGGATCTCCGCCGCCGCCGGGGAACACCCCGCCCTCACCGTGCGGGACGACCAGTTCGTCTACACCAAGGAGAAGACCCGCGGCGCCGACGTGACCACAGGGAAGGCCGTCCTCGGCCCGCTGACTGACCGTGAGGTGTGGTCCGCCCAGGAGCCGGGGCGGCTGCTCAAGCTCGGGCTCGTCCGGGAAGACGGTGAGACCTTCCCCGTCAACGCCGAACTCGGCGACACCCACGGCACGGCGGCCGGCATCAACCGCCCCACCTACCGCTGGCTCAGCTCCCTCCCCACCGACCCCGACGAACTGCTGACCTACCTGTACGCGAAGACCCCGTTCGCCACCGGACGCGAGCGCGACCAGGCGGTGTTCGAGCAGATCGGCTCGCTGCTCGGCGGGCTGATGCCGCCCCGCACCGCCGCCGCCCTCTACCGGGCCGCCGCGAAGATCCCCGGCGTCACCCCGGCCCCGAAGGCCCGCGACGCCATCGGCCGCCAGGGCCTGGGCATCGCCCGTGACGACACCCGTTACGGCGTCAGGACCGAGTGGGTCTTCGACACGAAGGACTACGCCTTCCTCGGCTCCCGCAGCTACCTGACCAGGGACGGCTCCTACGGAAAGGCCGGCACCCTGCTGTCCAGCAACGCCGAATTGGACCACGCGGTGGTCGACAAGGCCGGTGAGGCGCCCGCGGCCGGGTGA
- a CDS encoding ABC transporter permease, with translation MFFTYLRRELRRRRKAALVVASGLALGIALVIVVNSVSSGMGKAQDKVLQSLYGLGTDMTVTKAATPTASGSQQPRFQFDANNNGDSTTQSSDRVMVQGFTTLASTTVTKVAGQKGVSDAVGGLSLNVVKVDGQFTRGQFQQNQGSGTEGGGNRGGGTGAPQGEVTGGGANFNINSYSVYGTDVTKPALGPLTSSKITSGRTFTTAETNSKVVVADSAYAKEKKLKVGSTVTIKSVKYKVIGIATATSGDAAANLYIPLTQAQTLSGDKNKVTTIYVKATDSKQISAVKKTITSNVSGTTVTTSADLADTVSGSLSTASSLATSVGKWLSIAVLIAAFLVAGLLTSSAVSRRVREFGTLKALGWKSGRVTRQVVGEAVVNGLVGGVLGIALGLAGAYVVTAISPTLSASLGNTAAGGARAGGGPGGGGGFGGGRQAAAKTLDVALTAPVNATTIALAVGLAVAGGLIAGAFGGWRASRLRPADALRRVE, from the coding sequence ATGTTCTTCACCTACCTGAGGCGCGAGTTGCGCCGCCGCAGAAAAGCGGCCCTCGTCGTCGCCTCCGGCCTCGCCCTGGGCATCGCGCTGGTCATCGTGGTCAACTCCGTGTCCTCCGGCATGGGGAAGGCCCAGGACAAGGTCCTCCAGTCGCTGTACGGACTCGGTACGGACATGACCGTCACCAAGGCGGCCACGCCCACCGCCAGCGGCTCGCAGCAGCCGCGGTTCCAGTTCGACGCCAACAACAACGGCGACAGCACGACGCAGAGCAGTGACCGCGTCATGGTCCAGGGCTTCACCACCCTGGCCTCCACCACCGTCACCAAGGTGGCCGGGCAGAAGGGTGTATCCGACGCCGTCGGCGGGCTCAGCCTCAACGTCGTCAAGGTCGATGGCCAGTTCACCCGCGGCCAGTTCCAGCAGAACCAGGGGAGCGGCACCGAAGGTGGCGGCAACCGCGGCGGCGGCACCGGCGCGCCGCAGGGCGAAGTCACCGGTGGCGGCGCCAACTTCAACATCAACTCGTACTCGGTGTACGGCACGGACGTCACCAAGCCCGCGCTCGGCCCGCTGACCTCCTCGAAGATCACCAGCGGCCGTACCTTCACCACCGCCGAGACCAACTCCAAGGTCGTCGTCGCCGACTCGGCGTACGCCAAGGAGAAGAAGCTCAAGGTCGGCTCGACCGTCACCATCAAGAGCGTCAAGTACAAGGTCATCGGCATCGCCACCGCGACCAGCGGTGACGCCGCGGCCAACCTGTACATCCCGCTGACGCAGGCGCAGACCCTGAGCGGTGACAAGAACAAGGTCACCACGATCTACGTCAAGGCGACCGACTCCAAGCAGATCTCGGCCGTCAAGAAGACCATCACGAGCAATGTCTCCGGTACGACGGTCACCACGTCCGCCGACCTGGCCGACACCGTCTCCGGGTCCCTGTCCACCGCCTCCTCCCTCGCCACCAGCGTCGGCAAGTGGCTGTCCATCGCGGTCCTGATCGCCGCGTTCCTGGTCGCCGGTCTGCTCACCTCCTCGGCGGTCTCCCGCCGGGTGCGCGAGTTCGGCACGCTGAAGGCGCTGGGCTGGAAGTCCGGCCGGGTGACCCGGCAGGTGGTCGGCGAGGCCGTCGTCAACGGTCTGGTCGGCGGCGTCCTCGGTATCGCGCTCGGCCTGGCGGGCGCGTACGTCGTGACCGCGATCAGCCCGACCCTGTCGGCCTCCCTCGGCAACACGGCCGCCGGTGGCGCCCGGGCGGGCGGCGGACCCGGCGGTGGCGGCGGCTTCGGCGGTGGCCGGCAGGCCGCGGCCAAGACGCTCGACGTCGCCCTCACCGCACCCGTCAACGCCACCACCATCGCCCTCGCGGTCGGCCTCGCCGTGGCCGGCGGCCTGATCGCCGGAGCCTTCGGCGGCTGGCGAGCGTCGCGACTCCGTCCGGCGGACGCCCTGCGCAGAGTCGAGTAG
- a CDS encoding ABC transporter ATP-binding protein, with amino-acid sequence MYELRGVTKLYSRGKETVHALDGIDLTIGDGDRLVIQGPTGGGKSTLLQMIGALDRPTAGEIVLDGVDLAKLSEAKLTKVRSENIGFVFQSFNLIPTLTAQENVETALVPLGLKAKIRRERAAEALVSVGLGERANHLPGEMSGGQQQRVAIARALVKQPKVLLADEPTGNLDESMRDEIMDVLERMWKEHGLTFIMVTHDSAIAKKAPRLATIRKGKITVKENAASK; translated from the coding sequence ATGTACGAACTCAGAGGCGTCACCAAGCTCTACTCACGCGGCAAAGAGACCGTCCACGCCCTCGACGGCATCGACCTGACCATCGGCGACGGCGACCGCCTGGTCATCCAAGGGCCGACCGGCGGCGGCAAGTCCACCCTGCTCCAGATGATCGGCGCCCTGGACCGCCCCACCGCAGGCGAAATCGTCCTGGACGGCGTCGACTTGGCGAAACTCTCCGAGGCCAAGCTCACCAAGGTCCGCAGCGAGAACATCGGCTTCGTGTTCCAGTCCTTCAACCTGATCCCGACGCTCACCGCACAGGAGAACGTCGAGACCGCCCTCGTACCGCTGGGCCTGAAGGCGAAGATCCGGCGTGAACGGGCCGCCGAGGCGCTGGTCTCGGTCGGCCTGGGTGAGCGGGCCAACCACCTCCCCGGCGAGATGTCCGGAGGACAGCAGCAGCGTGTCGCCATCGCCCGCGCGCTGGTCAAGCAGCCCAAGGTGCTGCTCGCCGACGAGCCGACCGGCAACCTCGACGAGTCGATGCGCGACGAGATCATGGACGTACTGGAGCGCATGTGGAAGGAGCACGGGCTGACCTTCATCATGGTCACCCACGACTCCGCCATCGCGAAGAAGGCACCGCGTCTCGCCACCATCCGCAAGGGCAAGATCACGGTGAAGGAGAACGCGGCGTCCAAGTAA
- a CDS encoding S8 family peptidase, giving the protein MGNSPGTSAPGGVLHRHVRRACVATVAASAAVALAAGMTSPASAKSEQSTAGSVGSAAGAAKARLAGSHHITLITGDRVTVDAKGRVLAFQAAKGRQHIPVQVRKLDGHTLVVPADAAQLVASGKLDQRLFDVTELNKSAERASQKAGLKVIVGYQGAATATKADVRDAGRLRQSLKTLNADAVQTPQEDAPELWKAVTNGDKSAAGIAHVWLDGVRKASLDKSVPQIGAPTAWAAGYTGKGVKIAVLDTGVDADHPDLKTQVIESKNFSTATDADDHFGHGTHVASIAAGTGAKSNGKYKGVAPDAKILNGKVLDDNGSGDDSGILAGMEWAAAEGASVVNLSLGGYDSPEIDPLEAEVNKLSAEKGILFAIAAGNEGPQSIGSPGSADAALTVGAVDGSDKLADFSSTGPRAGDGAIKPDVTAPGVDITAAAAPGSVIDQEVGENPPGYLTISGTSMATPHVAGAAAILKQEHPTWGYAELKGALTGSAKGGNYTPFEQGSGRIAVDKAIKQSVIADPVSESFGIQQWPHTDDAPVTKQITYRNLGTAPVTLKLTVAATNPRGQTAPSGFFKLDKTSVTVPAGGTASAGLTVNTKLGGTLDGAYSAYVTATGGGQSVRTAAAVVREVQSYDLTLKFINRDGTPAKYYSASLAGLSGLGNGEFFSPYDASGTVKIRVPKGGYVLDTGIFVDPEDFAKGADWLAQPKLDISKNTSITVDARKAKPVDITVPDTGAVSSFAAPTYTVETSDGGASFSWFLDTFVNFRSAHLGPQITDGSLSEQWDAHFVKGTDQQYDTTTGGKVKQLATGYTKHYKASELATVKGRMGAAASGKTGLLFAFGYLSGGSGATATARAQQLPGTRTLHVSTVNGAKWELDFEQDGAPDADGFPTAEAFYVSNGLQTFKGGQSYTRTFNTAVFGPHLDDVYGVYRDGNEISGIVPLFADSSRNAGSSLFTSVNTTLYRNGTKVGSNQDPLFGEAFKVPAANASYKLTTSVIRSVKVAAASTRIDASWTFSSKKPAGSDLAKLPVSTARFNAVTGLDSRVAAGKKVTFPVTVEGAAAGRNLKSLGVWVSYDYGQTWKKVNVVNGKITVTNPAKGKAISFHAKIADKKGNKSTISIYNAYYAK; this is encoded by the coding sequence ATGGGGAATTCGCCCGGTACTTCAGCTCCAGGGGGAGTCTTGCACAGACACGTCAGAAGAGCGTGCGTGGCCACCGTGGCCGCGTCCGCCGCCGTCGCTCTCGCCGCGGGTATGACCAGCCCGGCGTCGGCGAAGTCCGAACAGAGCACGGCCGGTTCCGTGGGGAGCGCGGCCGGTGCCGCGAAGGCCCGGCTCGCGGGCAGCCACCACATCACCCTGATCACCGGCGACCGCGTCACCGTCGACGCCAAGGGCCGGGTCCTGGCCTTCCAGGCGGCAAAGGGCCGTCAGCACATACCCGTTCAGGTGCGAAAGCTCGACGGGCACACGCTGGTCGTACCCGCTGACGCGGCCCAACTCGTCGCGTCCGGCAAGCTCGACCAGCGGCTCTTCGACGTCACCGAGCTCAACAAGTCCGCGGAGCGCGCCTCCCAGAAGGCCGGCCTGAAGGTCATCGTCGGCTATCAGGGCGCCGCCACCGCCACCAAGGCCGACGTCCGGGACGCGGGCAGGCTGCGCCAGTCCCTGAAGACGCTGAACGCCGACGCCGTGCAGACCCCGCAGGAGGACGCGCCCGAGCTGTGGAAGGCCGTCACCAACGGCGACAAGTCGGCCGCCGGTATCGCGCACGTCTGGCTCGACGGCGTCCGCAAGGCCAGCCTCGACAAGTCCGTGCCGCAGATCGGCGCCCCGACGGCGTGGGCGGCCGGCTACACGGGCAAGGGCGTCAAGATCGCCGTACTGGACACGGGAGTCGACGCCGACCACCCGGACCTGAAGACGCAGGTCATCGAGTCCAAGAACTTCTCCACGGCCACCGACGCGGACGACCACTTCGGGCACGGCACGCATGTCGCGTCCATCGCGGCGGGCACCGGCGCGAAGTCGAACGGCAAGTACAAGGGTGTCGCGCCCGACGCGAAGATCCTCAACGGCAAGGTCCTCGACGACAACGGCTCCGGTGACGACTCCGGCATCCTCGCCGGCATGGAGTGGGCGGCGGCCGAGGGCGCCTCCGTCGTCAACCTCAGCCTCGGCGGCTACGACTCCCCGGAGATCGACCCGCTCGAAGCCGAGGTCAACAAGCTCTCCGCCGAGAAGGGCATTCTCTTCGCCATCGCGGCCGGCAACGAGGGCCCGCAGTCCATCGGTTCGCCCGGCAGCGCGGACGCGGCCCTCACTGTCGGCGCCGTCGACGGCAGCGACAAGCTGGCCGACTTCTCCTCCACCGGCCCGCGCGCCGGCGACGGCGCCATCAAGCCGGACGTCACCGCGCCCGGCGTCGACATCACCGCGGCCGCCGCGCCCGGCAGCGTCATCGACCAGGAGGTCGGCGAGAACCCGCCCGGCTACCTGACCATTTCGGGTACGTCGATGGCGACCCCGCATGTCGCGGGCGCCGCCGCGATCCTCAAGCAGGAGCACCCCACGTGGGGTTACGCCGAGCTGAAGGGCGCGCTGACCGGCTCCGCGAAGGGCGGCAACTACACGCCGTTCGAGCAGGGTTCGGGCCGTATCGCCGTCGACAAGGCCATCAAGCAGAGCGTGATCGCCGACCCGGTCTCGGAGAGCTTCGGCATCCAGCAGTGGCCGCACACCGACGACGCCCCGGTCACCAAGCAGATCACCTACCGCAACCTCGGTACCGCGCCCGTCACCCTCAAGCTGACCGTGGCCGCCACCAACCCCAGGGGCCAGACGGCTCCTTCGGGCTTCTTCAAGCTCGACAAGACCTCGGTGACCGTCCCGGCCGGCGGCACCGCCTCGGCCGGTCTGACCGTCAACACCAAGCTGGGCGGCACCCTCGACGGCGCCTACTCCGCGTACGTGACGGCGACGGGCGGCGGGCAGAGCGTCCGTACGGCCGCGGCCGTGGTGCGCGAAGTGCAGTCGTACGACCTCACGTTGAAGTTCATCAACCGTGACGGCACCCCGGCCAAGTACTACTCCGCCTCGCTGGCGGGCCTGTCCGGCCTCGGCAACGGGGAGTTCTTCAGCCCCTACGACGCCTCGGGCACCGTCAAGATCCGTGTCCCCAAGGGCGGTTACGTCCTCGACACCGGGATCTTCGTGGACCCGGAGGACTTCGCCAAGGGCGCCGACTGGCTCGCCCAGCCCAAGCTGGACATCAGCAAGAACACCTCGATCACCGTCGACGCCCGCAAGGCCAAGCCGGTCGACATCACGGTCCCGGACACCGGTGCCGTGTCCTCCTTCGCGGCACCGACCTACACGGTCGAGACCTCCGACGGGGGCGCCTCCTTCAGTTGGTTCCTGGACACGTTCGTCAACTTCCGCTCCGCGCACCTCGGTCCGCAGATCACCGACGGTTCGCTCTCCGAGCAGTGGGACGCGCACTTCGTCAAGGGCACCGACCAGCAGTACGACACCACGACCGGCGGCAAGGTCAAGCAGCTCGCCACCGGCTACACCAAGCACTACAAGGCGAGTGAACTCGCCACGGTGAAGGGCCGCATGGGCGCCGCGGCGAGCGGCAAGACCGGTCTGCTGTTCGCCTTCGGCTATCTGTCCGGCGGCTCCGGCGCCACCGCCACCGCCCGCGCGCAGCAGCTCCCCGGCACCCGCACGCTGCACGTCTCCACCGTCAACGGCGCCAAGTGGGAGCTGGACTTCGAGCAGGACGGCGCACCCGACGCGGACGGCTTCCCGACCGCGGAGGCCTTCTACGTCTCGAACGGCCTGCAGACCTTCAAGGGCGGCCAGAGCTACACCAGGACCTTCAACACGGCGGTCTTCGGCCCGCACCTCGACGACGTCTACGGCGTGTACCGCGACGGCAACGAGATCTCCGGAATAGTGCCGCTGTTCGCCGACTCCTCGCGGAACGCGGGCTCGTCGCTGTTCACCTCGGTCAACACGACCCTGTACCGCAACGGCACCAAGGTGGGCTCCAACCAGGACCCGCTGTTCGGGGAGGCGTTCAAGGTCCCGGCCGCCAACGCCTCGTACAAGCTGACCACTTCGGTGATCCGCAGCGTCAAGGTCGCCGCCGCCTCCACCCGGATCGACGCGAGCTGGACGTTCTCCTCGAAGAAGCCGGCCGGGTCCGACCTGGCCAAACTCCCCGTCTCCACGGCCCGGTTCAACGCGGTCACCGGCCTGGACAGCCGCGTCGCGGCCGGCAAGAAGGTCACCTTCCCGGTCACCGTCGAGGGCGCGGCAGCCGGCCGCAACCTCAAGTCCCTGGGCGTGTGGGTGTCGTACGACTACGGCCAGACCTGGAAGAAGGTCAACGTCGTCAACGGCAAGATCACCGTCACCAACCCGGCCAAGGGCAAGGCCATCTCGTTCCACGCGAAGATCGCCGACAAGAAGGGCAACAAGTCGACGATCTCGATCTACAACGCGTACTACGCCAAGTAG
- a CDS encoding helix-turn-helix transcriptional regulator translates to MDEQPASAPEPLDPGRPLDRRAELSEFLRTRRARLKPEDVGLPDFGRHRRVPGLRREELAQLAGVSVAYYTRLEQGNGRNVSAEVLDAIARALRLTDAESSHLTHLAKPKQHKKKTSAPTQHVRVALRHLLDSIETIPAYVCGRRTDILVWNRMAAAVFGDWSELPPQERNWARLVFLRPEYRDLFVEWEQKATDIVSMLRMDAGFCPDDPRLSALVGELSVKSEEFRRLWATHDVKEKSYGVKRLHHPLVGDLTLHFEGFRLSDGSDQTLVAYHPEPGSPSADALRLLASWGTDATRAGRSADRPDLTP, encoded by the coding sequence ATGGACGAACAGCCCGCATCCGCCCCCGAGCCCCTGGATCCCGGCCGGCCCCTGGACCGGCGGGCCGAGCTGAGCGAGTTCCTGCGCACCCGGCGGGCCCGGCTGAAGCCGGAGGACGTGGGGCTGCCGGACTTCGGGCGGCACCGCAGGGTGCCCGGGCTGCGGCGCGAGGAGCTGGCGCAGCTCGCCGGGGTGTCGGTGGCGTACTACACCCGCCTGGAACAGGGCAACGGGCGGAACGTGTCGGCGGAGGTCCTCGACGCGATCGCCCGCGCGCTGCGCCTGACGGACGCCGAGTCCTCGCACCTCACCCACCTGGCGAAGCCGAAGCAGCACAAGAAGAAGACCTCGGCCCCCACCCAGCACGTGCGCGTGGCGCTACGGCACCTGCTCGACTCGATCGAGACGATCCCGGCGTACGTCTGCGGCCGGCGCACGGACATCCTGGTCTGGAACCGGATGGCCGCGGCGGTCTTCGGCGACTGGTCGGAACTGCCGCCGCAGGAGCGGAACTGGGCGCGGCTGGTGTTCCTGCGGCCCGAGTACCGGGATCTGTTCGTGGAGTGGGAGCAGAAGGCCACGGACATCGTCAGCATGCTGCGGATGGACGCGGGCTTCTGCCCGGACGACCCGCGGCTGTCCGCGCTGGTGGGCGAACTCTCCGTGAAGAGCGAGGAGTTCAGGCGCCTGTGGGCGACCCACGACGTCAAGGAGAAGTCCTACGGCGTCAAGCGTCTCCACCATCCCCTGGTCGGCGATCTCACCCTGCACTTCGAGGGCTTCAGGCTGAGCGACGGCTCCGATCAGACCCTGGTCGCCTACCACCCGGAGCCCGGCTCCCCGTCCGCCGACGCCCTGCGCCTGCTGGCGAGCTGGGGCACGGACGCGACCCGCGCGGGCCGCTCGGCCGACCGCCCCGATCTCACTCCGTAG
- a CDS encoding IS110 family transposase, producing the protein MNDNDDIGVILGLDVGKSTHHGHGLTPAGKKVFDKPLPNTEPKLRDVFEKLKAKFGTVLVIVDQPASIGALPLTVARDAGCKVAYLPGLSMRRIADLYPGEAKTDARDAAVIADAARTLPHTLRSLEATDEITAELTVLVGFDQDLAAEATRTSNRIRGLLTQFHPSLERVLGPRLDHQAVTWLLERYGSPAALRKAGRRKLVEVIRPKAPRMAQRLIDDVFDALDEQTVVVPGTGTLDIVIPSLARSLGAVHEQRRATEAQITVLLEDHPLSKVLTSLPGVGVRTAATLLVTVGDGTSFPTSAHLASYAGLAPTTTSSGTSIHGEHAPRGGNRQLKRAMFLSAFAALHDPASRTYYDKCRARGKTHTQALLRLARQRINVLFAMLRDGTFYEPRTPRLA; encoded by the coding sequence GTGAACGACAACGACGACATAGGCGTCATCCTCGGCCTGGACGTCGGCAAGAGCACCCATCACGGACACGGACTCACCCCGGCCGGCAAGAAGGTCTTCGACAAACCCCTGCCCAACACCGAGCCGAAACTGCGGGACGTCTTCGAGAAGCTGAAGGCCAAGTTCGGCACCGTCCTGGTGATCGTCGACCAGCCCGCCTCCATCGGCGCCCTGCCACTGACGGTGGCCCGGGATGCCGGCTGCAAGGTCGCCTACCTGCCGGGCCTGTCGATGCGGCGGATCGCCGATCTCTACCCGGGCGAGGCCAAAACCGACGCCCGCGACGCGGCCGTGATCGCCGACGCCGCCCGCACCCTGCCGCACACACTGCGCTCGCTGGAGGCGACCGACGAGATCACCGCCGAACTCACGGTCCTCGTCGGCTTCGACCAGGATCTGGCGGCCGAGGCCACCCGCACCTCCAACCGGATCCGCGGCCTGCTCACCCAGTTCCACCCCAGCCTCGAGCGGGTCCTGGGACCGCGTCTGGACCATCAGGCTGTGACCTGGCTGCTGGAACGCTACGGATCCCCTGCCGCTCTGCGAAAAGCCGGACGCCGCAAGCTGGTTGAGGTGATCCGGCCCAAGGCCCCCAGGATGGCCCAGCGGCTGATCGACGACGTCTTCGACGCACTCGACGAACAGACCGTCGTCGTTCCCGGCACCGGCACCCTCGACATCGTGATCCCCTCCCTGGCCCGCTCGCTCGGAGCCGTCCACGAACAACGCCGGGCCACAGAAGCCCAGATCACAGTCCTGCTGGAGGATCACCCTCTTTCGAAGGTCCTGACGTCGCTGCCCGGCGTCGGCGTCAGGACCGCCGCCACCCTGCTGGTCACCGTCGGCGACGGCACCAGTTTCCCCACCTCCGCCCACCTGGCCTCCTACGCCGGCCTCGCCCCGACCACGACGTCGTCGGGCACCTCCATCCACGGCGAACACGCGCCACGAGGCGGCAACCGGCAACTCAAACGCGCGATGTTCCTCTCCGCGTTCGCCGCCCTGCACGATCCCGCCTCCCGCACCTACTACGACAAATGCCGGGCCCGAGGGAAAACCCACACACAAGCCCTCCTCCGCCTCGCCCGCCAACGCATCAACGTCCTGTTCGCGATGCTCCGCGACGGCACCTTCTACGAACCCAGAACCCCACGCCTCGCTTGA